Proteins co-encoded in one Arthrobacter globiformis genomic window:
- the glyA gene encoding serine hydroxymethyltransferase, whose translation MAFEQVVSASLNADLAELDPEIAAKIDDELGRQRSGLEMIASENHTAAAVMQAQGSVLTNKYAEGYPGKRYYGGCEHVDVIEQLAIDRVKALFGAEYANVQPHSGAQANASVMHALIKPGDTIMGLNLAHGGHLTHGMRINFSGRLYNVIPYQVREEDHRIDMAEVERLAQEHKPQLIVAGWSTYARQLDFAEFRRIADSVGAYLMVDMAHFAGLVAAGLHPSPVPHAHVTTSTTHKTLAGPRGGIILTNDADVAKKINSAVFPGQQGGPLEHVIAGKAVAFKIAASDEFKERQERVLAGARILAERLVQPDVTAKGINVISGGTDVHLVLVDLRNCELDGQQAEDRLAEIDITVNRNAVPFDPRPPMVTSGLRIGTPALATRGFGEAAFAEVADIIAEALTADAGADLSGLRHRVEALAAAHPLYPGVAALG comes from the coding sequence TCGTATCCGCGAGCCTGAACGCTGACCTCGCGGAGCTGGACCCGGAGATCGCGGCCAAGATCGATGACGAGCTCGGCCGCCAGCGCTCGGGCCTGGAGATGATCGCGTCGGAGAACCACACCGCCGCGGCCGTGATGCAGGCACAGGGGTCGGTGCTGACCAACAAGTACGCCGAGGGCTACCCGGGCAAGCGCTACTACGGCGGCTGTGAGCACGTGGACGTGATCGAGCAGCTGGCGATCGACCGCGTCAAGGCCCTGTTCGGCGCCGAGTACGCGAACGTGCAGCCGCACTCCGGCGCCCAGGCCAACGCATCGGTGATGCACGCCCTCATCAAGCCGGGCGACACCATCATGGGCCTGAACCTGGCCCACGGCGGCCACCTGACCCACGGCATGCGGATCAACTTCTCCGGCCGCCTGTACAACGTGATCCCGTACCAGGTCCGCGAAGAGGACCACCGGATCGACATGGCCGAGGTGGAGCGCCTGGCCCAGGAACACAAGCCGCAGCTGATCGTCGCCGGCTGGTCCACCTACGCCCGGCAGCTGGACTTTGCCGAGTTCCGCCGGATTGCCGACTCCGTGGGCGCCTACCTGATGGTGGACATGGCGCACTTCGCCGGCCTGGTGGCTGCGGGCCTGCACCCGTCGCCGGTCCCGCACGCGCACGTCACCACATCCACCACGCACAAGACCCTGGCCGGTCCGCGCGGTGGCATCATCCTGACCAACGACGCTGACGTCGCCAAGAAGATCAACTCGGCCGTGTTCCCGGGCCAGCAGGGCGGTCCGCTGGAGCACGTCATCGCGGGCAAGGCTGTGGCGTTCAAGATCGCCGCATCCGACGAGTTCAAGGAACGCCAGGAGCGCGTGCTCGCCGGTGCACGGATTCTGGCCGAGCGCCTGGTCCAGCCGGACGTCACCGCCAAGGGGATCAACGTGATCTCCGGCGGCACCGACGTGCACCTGGTCCTGGTGGACCTGCGCAACTGCGAGCTGGACGGACAGCAGGCCGAGGACCGCCTCGCGGAAATCGACATCACGGTCAACCGCAACGCGGTGCCGTTCGATCCCCGCCCTCCGATGGTCACCTCCGGGCTGCGCATCGGCACGCCTGCGCTGGCCACCCGCGGCTTCGGTGAGGCCGCCTTCGCCGAGGTTGCGGACATCATCGCCGAAGCCCTGACGGCCGACGCCGGCGCGGACCTGTCCGGCCTGCGTCACCGTGTGGAGGCACTCGCCGCCGCGCACCCGCTCTACCCGGGCGTGGCGGCACTTGGCTGA